In Stieleria varia, one genomic interval encodes:
- a CDS encoding right-handed parallel beta-helix repeat-containing protein, with the protein MVKSNATNATHFKPEPASQASVQMVRILLSCSLIFMCTGVATLHARTLRVPKDFQSIQSAIDSAEATDVVLVEQGTYHERIVLKPGVILRSAGDDTLGKLGLARVEATIVDGALPANHRNVDMAGITMAEDAVLDGFTIIGVGIYDDKKWQQHHETQGNDQSHEHIGALGTPGISIVGIDCEVRNNIVHHIGYTGIAIQGTEQRRCSPLIEGNICYRNMGGGIGSMHKSTAVIRKNICFENFYAGIGNDDASPLIVENKCYENIRAGIGISEESCPVVRGNQCYRNRRSGIGSRTLATTRPVIEDNDCYENEMAGIGAEENSAPVISKNRCYRNRLAGIGIRSHAMATIVGNECYENGTVGIGHESDSITTLIGNHCHDNLEAGIGFSECREGRSSLIENRVIDNAKVAIGVREGWHVTALRNELSREGGMPPIVMIFSGSQAYFLDNTVRGSGVAGIRVAGELNAVGNTIVCSQPRGGGPPNNGIWALPGSRVSSRNNQFVGWRQDLATPKE; encoded by the coding sequence CGTCCAAATGGTTCGAATACTTTTATCTTGTTCGTTGATTTTCATGTGCACCGGTGTAGCTACCTTGCACGCGAGAACTCTGCGTGTTCCAAAGGATTTTCAATCGATTCAGAGTGCAATTGACTCTGCGGAGGCCACTGACGTGGTCCTCGTCGAACAGGGGACCTATCACGAACGAATCGTTCTGAAACCGGGAGTGATACTGCGAAGTGCAGGAGACGATACGCTTGGCAAACTGGGATTGGCAAGGGTGGAAGCAACCATCGTCGATGGTGCTTTACCAGCGAACCATCGCAACGTGGACATGGCAGGTATCACGATGGCCGAGGATGCGGTCTTGGACGGATTTACAATCATCGGCGTCGGCATATATGACGACAAGAAGTGGCAACAACACCATGAAACTCAGGGGAATGACCAGAGCCACGAACACATCGGTGCGTTGGGAACACCCGGGATTTCCATCGTCGGCATCGACTGCGAGGTTCGCAACAACATCGTGCATCACATCGGGTATACCGGGATCGCCATCCAGGGGACCGAGCAACGGCGATGCTCTCCGCTGATCGAAGGTAACATTTGCTACCGAAACATGGGCGGAGGAATCGGTTCCATGCACAAGTCGACGGCAGTGATCAGAAAGAACATCTGCTTCGAGAACTTCTACGCCGGTATTGGCAATGACGATGCAAGTCCACTGATCGTTGAAAACAAGTGTTACGAGAACATCCGTGCGGGAATCGGTATCAGCGAAGAGTCTTGCCCGGTGGTACGAGGCAATCAGTGTTACCGAAACCGACGTTCTGGCATCGGTTCACGGACACTGGCGACGACACGCCCGGTCATCGAAGACAACGACTGCTATGAGAACGAAATGGCAGGCATTGGAGCAGAAGAGAATTCCGCTCCCGTGATTAGCAAAAACCGCTGCTACCGAAACCGTCTCGCGGGGATCGGTATCCGATCTCACGCCATGGCAACAATTGTCGGAAATGAATGCTACGAGAACGGAACGGTCGGGATCGGCCATGAAAGCGATTCCATCACCACCTTGATCGGTAACCATTGCCACGACAACCTTGAAGCCGGCATTGGCTTTTCCGAGTGTCGTGAGGGCCGGTCAAGCTTGATCGAGAACCGTGTCATCGACAATGCCAAGGTCGCGATCGGAGTAAGAGAAGGCTGGCACGTCACCGCGTTGAGAAATGAACTGTCGCGCGAAGGCGGAATGCCACCGATCGTGATGATCTTTTCCGGCAGCCAGGCCTACTTCCTTGACAACACGGTCCGAGGAAGCGGTGTTGCCGGAATCCGCGTGGCTGGAGAATTAAACGCCGTGGGCAACACGATTGTTTGTTCGCAGCCCCGCGGCGGAGGGCCTCCAAACAACGGAATTTGGGCGTTGCCGGGATCAAGGGTTTCGTCACGAAACAACCAGTTCGTCGGCTGGCGTCAGGATCTCGCGACGCCCAAGGAATGA